GCCTCCGTCAGTCGGCCTGCGTCCCTGCGGCGTCGCCCCCGCGACCCCGCGTCGCACGGGCGACGAAGTACAGCACGACGCCGACCGCCAGCAGGACCGCCGCGTACAGCCAGACCTGCCCGCTCTGCTGCGTCAGCAGCAGGATGCACGAGGCGACGCCGAGAACGGGCACGAACGTCCACACCCGGAAGTGCTCGTGCTCCACCTTGTCCCTGCGGAGCACGAGGACTGCGACGTTCGTGCTGATGAACACGAAGAGCAGCAGGAGCACGACCGTCTCGGCGAGCGTGCCGACGTCGCCGACCAGGGTCAGTGCCATCGCGACGATCGTGGTTGCGACGATGGCGACCCACGGGGTCTTCCGCTTCGGCAGGACCTTCCCGAGCAGGCTCGGCAGCAGGCGCTGCTCGGCCATGCCGTAGGTCACCCGGCTCGCCATGATCATCGTGAGCAGGGCGCCGTTCGCGACGGCGACCAGGGCGATGATGCTGAAGACCCAGTCCGGGATCGGGACACCGGTCGCCCCGACGACGGCGAGCAGCGGACCGCTCGAGTCGGAGAGCTCCGACGCGGGCAGGGCGATCGAGCTGGCGAGGGCGACGAGCACGTAGACGACGCCCGCGGTGGCGAGGGACCCGAACAGCGCGCGGGGGTAGACCTTGGCGGGTTCGCGGACCTCCTCGGCGACGTTGGCCGAGGTCTCGAAGCC
The sequence above is drawn from the Curtobacterium sp. L6-1 genome and encodes:
- a CDS encoding APC family permease, giving the protein MTTDTTAPPQDGTGSKLKQAITGPLLFLFILGDVLGAGIYALMGTLSKDVGGALWAPLVLALLLALLTAGSYAELVTKYPKAGGAAVFAERAYKVPLVSFLVGFSMLAAGVTSAAGLSLAFAGDYLGTFIDVPPVPAAIVFLALVACLNARGISDSLRSNVVMTVIELSGLVIVIVAVAVMMGGGGGDVSRVGAFPTGANPGLATLSAAIVAYYSFVGFETSANVAEEVREPAKVYPRALFGSLATAGVVYVLVALASSIALPASELSDSSGPLLAVVGATGVPIPDWVFSIIALVAVANGALLTMIMASRVTYGMAEQRLLPSLLGKVLPKRKTPWVAIVATTIVAMALTLVGDVGTLAETVVLLLLFVFISTNVAVLVLRRDKVEHEHFRVWTFVPVLGVASCILLLTQQSGQVWLYAAVLLAVGVVLYFVARATRGRGGDAAGTQAD